A genomic region of Eucalyptus grandis isolate ANBG69807.140 chromosome 5, ASM1654582v1, whole genome shotgun sequence contains the following coding sequences:
- the LOC104447651 gene encoding LOW QUALITY PROTEIN: cysteine-rich receptor-like protein kinase 10 (The sequence of the model RefSeq protein was modified relative to this genomic sequence to represent the inferred CDS: substituted 4 bases at 4 genomic stop codons) → MAMGEHPRRSRAAHPDLSPSPNADQIWPDDDDDGQDESWRRYEPVREENRPVKSGWPVMLIIFFFVLLQLCTLPVVTLGEARAESVQASSASVIYILMLLRYDCTYEGKSNKPITKIITVGVPIGECVLLFISCCCFSWRKATKTQIADLIEMTKAESLQYDLATIRDATDNFSNQNKLGMGGFGDVFKGMLPNGQEIAVKRLSQGSQQGDEEIKNEVKLLVKLQYRNLVWLIGFYSEDEEKLFAYEFVXNESLNYFLFGIRQLDXSKHFKIAFGIGXGILYLHEDSRLXIIHRDLKPSNILLDSEMTPKICDFIIARIFEINQSRANTRKIVGTIGYIAPEYATRGQFSMKSDVYSFSVVLLELVSGKKNSSFYQADVRRDCCPYPTVRETYSEEEVLKCLEIGWLCTQEDQNKRPAMATAVRKLNSHLAPLELSQQPAFYLNTNSTERPMAELEPMEEVESDQLKKGKHKFFLM, encoded by the exons ATGGCCATGGGCGAGCATCCGCGTCGCTCACGAGCTGCCCATCCAGATCTGTCTCCGTCTCCAAACGCCGACCAGATCTGGCCGGACGATGATGACGACGGCCAGGACGAGAGTTGGCGTCGCTATGAGCCAGTGAGAGAAGAAAACAGGCCGGTGAAGAGTGGCTGGCCGGTGATGCTGATAATTTTCTTCTTCGTCCTTCTTCAACTTTGTACTCTGCCGGTGGTGACATTGGGGGAGGCGCGGGCCGAAAGCGTTCAGGCATCATCGGCGTCGGTCATCT aTATACTGATGCTATTGAGATATGATTGCACATATGAGGGCAAAAGCAATAAACCTATTACGAAAATCATCACGGTCGGCGTTCCTATTGGCGAATGCGTGCTTCTCTTCATCTCTTGTTGTTGTTTCAGTTGGAGGAAAGCGACCAAAACGCAAATA GCAGACCTTATTGAAATGACAAAAGCAGAGTCCCTGCAGTATGATTTAGCTACCATAAGAGACGCCACGGACAATTTCTCTAATCAAAACAAGTTGGGTATGGGCGGATTTGGTGATGTTTTCAAG GGTATGCTTCCTAATGGACAAGAAATAGCCGTGAAGAGGCTATCTCAAGGCTCGCAACAAGGTGATGAAGAAATTAAGAACGAAGTCAAGCTATTAGTGAAGCTTCAATATCGAAACCTTGTGTGGCTAATCGGGTTCTACTCGGAGGATGAAGAAAAACTGTTTGCCTATGAGTTTGTGTAGAATGAAAGTCtcaactattttttatttggtat CAGGCAATTGGACTAGtcaaaacatttcaaaataGCATTTGGGATTGGTTGAGGAATTCTCTATTTGCATGAGGACTCTCGACTTTAGATCATCCATCGCGATCTAAAGCCGAGCAATATTTTGTTGGACAGTGAAATGACCCCGAAAATTTGCGATTTTATCATTGCAAGGATTTTCGAAATCAATCAATCACGGGCAAACACTAGGAAAATTGTGGGGACTAT TGGTTACATTGCACCTGAGTATGCAACGCGTGGtcaattttccatgaaatctgatgtttatagtttcAGTGTTGTACTTCTTGAGCTTGTTAGTGGTAAGAAGAATAGTTCATTCTACCAAGCAGACGTGAGGAGGGATTGCTGTCCAT ATCCCACCGTCAGAGAGACTTATTCAGAGGAAGAAGTTCTTAAATGCCTCGAGATTGGTTGGCTCTGTACTCAGGAAGATCAGAATAAAAGACCCGCCATGGCGACCGCAGTCCGTAAGTTGAACAGCCACCTTGCTCCTCTTGAGCTGTCCCAACAACCTGCCTTCTACCTCAACACTAACAGCACGGAGAGACCAATGGCAGAGCTGGAACCGATGGAAGAGGTGGAATCGGACCAGCTAAAGAAGGGGAAACACAAGTTTTTCCTCATGTAA